In Bacteroidales bacterium, the genomic window GTGGATGATCTGATTACCGAACAGTCCGGCACCATTGGAGAGAAGCTGGAACTGGCATACTTTGGTTTTATCCTGGCTGAAAAAGTCCAGGCATATAATCACACGGGCAATAACCTGGCTACCCTGGTTGGATTCAACAAAGCGGATATTCCGGAGCAGGTTGCCAAGGATGTAGCCATGCAGATTGCTGCCATGGCTCCCATTTCCGTGGATGAATCAGATGTTCCTGCCGAGGTTATTGCCAAAGAGAAAGAGATTGGCCGGGCTAAAGCTCTTGAAGAGGGCAAACCCGAAAACATTGTGGATCGCATTGCTGAAGGGATGGTCAAGAAATTCCTCAAGGAAAACACCCTGCTGAACCAGGAGTTCACAAAAGACAACAAGAAAACTGTGGCCCAATACCTCAAAGAGGCTGATAAAGACCTCCAGGTAACCGGCTTCCTCAGGTTTTCTGTAAAGTAAATTAAGATTGTTACTTGTAAAGGCTGGTCTGCGCGATGCGGATCAGCCTTTTTTGCTATTCTCCGTTAATTTGCTTTTTACTACTTTTAAGCAAAATGTGCCCTGAATGACTTACAAAAGGATTTTACTAAAGCTGAGCGGAGAGGCTCTGATGGCCGACCGGTCTCATGGAATAGACCCGGACAGGCTGAACGATTACATCGAAGAAATCATGGAAGTATCCCGAATGGGTGTCCAGGTGGGGATCGTTATCGGGGGTGGCAATATATTCCGGGGAATGGCTGGCGTTGAAGCCGGATTTGACCGCGTGAAGGGAGATTATATGGGCATGCTGGCTACGGTTATTAATGGCCTGGCCCTGAACTCGGCCTTCCAGTCGAAAGGATTCAAATCCAGGCTCTTTACGGCCATTCGCATGGAACCCGTAGCCGAATTCTACTACAAACCCAGGGTAGTCGAAGCATTGGAAAACAATGAAATAGTGATCTTCGCCGGGGGGACCGGCAATCCATATTTCACCACCGATACAGCAGCCACCCTTCGTGCAGTGGAAATGGAAGCCGATGTGGTACTGAAAGGCACCCGGGTGGATGGGGTATATACCAGCGATCCGGAAAAAGACCCCGGAGCAGAAAGGTACGGGGAGCTCAGCTTTTCAGAAGCCCTTGAAAAGGAATTACGGATTCTGGACCAAACCGCTTTTACCATGTGTAAAGAGAATGCGCTTCCAATTATCGTCTTCAATATGAACAAGAAAGGAAATCTGAAAGATCTGCTTTCAGGAAAAAAAGTTGGAACTTTAGTTAAAATTTAGATAATTTTGGCTCGAATCGTAAATCTGAGATCATGAACGAAGAAGTCCAAATGGTCTATGAGATGGCCAAAGAGCATATGGAAAAGGCCATTGAACACTTAGACAATGAGCTGATACGTATCAGGGCCGGTAAAGCCAATGTGCATATCCTGGATGGAATTATGGTGGATTACTATGAAACTCCAACCCCGCTGAACCAGGTTTCCAACATCAGTACTCCCGATGCCAAGACCATCATGATCCAGCCCTGGGAAAAAAGCATGATCGATCCGATTGAAAAAGCCCTGATGGTTTCCAACGTGGGCATCACCCCTTCCAATAACGGGGAGGTCATCCGGCTGATCATTCCCCAGCTTACTGAAGAGCGCCGCCGCGATCTGGTGAAGCAGGTAAAGAACGAAGGGGAAAATGCACGCGTAAGCATCAGGAATGCGCGTCGCGAAGCAAAGGAAGAGTATAAAAACATGCAGAAAGATGGTCTTTCGGAAGATGAAACCAAATCTGCAGAAGACGAAATTCAGAAGCTCACGGACGAATTCACCGAAAAGGTGGAAAAGATTGTGGAAGCCAAGGAAAAGGACATGATGACCATCTAGAGTTCCAGGATCCTGAACACCTCCGAGAGATCGGGCGACAGGATGATCTCTGTGCGACGGTTCTTTCTTCTGGCCTCAGGGGTTTTAGCCGGATCCACGGGCAGAAACTCCCCCCTCCCGGCCACGGTCAGCCTGGTGGGATCTATGCTCGACCCATCCAGCAATATCCTCACAATGGAGGTTGCTCTCAATACACTCAGATCCCAGTTGTCTTTGATGGATGATCCCTGCCTGAAGGGAACATCATCGGTATGGCCCTCTATCATGACACTGATTTCAGGATTCCGGGCCAGAACCTGTGACAGTTGCCTGAGGGCCCTGACACCATTGGGGTCCACCACGGTACTCCCCGACTTAAACAGCAGTTTCTCATCCATGGATACATAGACCTTTCCATTTTTCCGTGTCACGGTAAGACCCTGCCCTTCGAATCCAAGCAGTGCATCGGCTACCTTTTCACGCAGATCATCCAGGATCCTGTCCTTCTGGTGAAGCATCTCCTCCATCTCAATTAACCTGGCATTCCTGGCTTCCAGTTCAGCCTGTAAGCGGTTTACATCCAGGCGCTGACCGGCCACACTGGCCTCCAGTTCTCTTAACATCTGCTCCTTAACGGTCAGGTCCTCCTGGGTAGTCTGCAATTCATTGAGCAGTCTGCGGGTCTCCCTGGCATTGCCCCGTAAAAGAGCATCATGCGTCGATTGGAGATCGGCGTACTTCCTGTCCAGCTGAGCAAGCTCTTCCTCAAGCTCCCCGACTCTCTTATAAATCCGGATGCTGTCCTCTATGTTTTTCTTCTGCTGCTCCTCCACCTGATCAAATCTGGCCCTCATCTCCCGGTTTTCAACCGTCAGGTGCTCATTTTCGGCCATCAGGTCATCCCTCTCAACCTGCAGGGAGTTACTTTTCTCGGAAATTTGCGTGAATTCACTGGCCGGAACACAGGAAGCTAAAAGTGCCAGGCCCATGACTATGTAATTTATCCTCTTCATCATATCTTCATAACGGTTCAATTGGAGAAAATTACATAAAAATAGGGGCTAATATTTGCCATTTTTTCCCTTTGCTTGTTTAAGATATTAACATCCATAAATATTTGTAACTTTGCAGGGCGAAATAAGAGAAATGTCCGAGAGCGGGAGCGCATATAAATTACTGGAGACCATAGAGAGTCCGGACGACATGAAGTCCCTGACTCCGGAGCAATTACGGCAAATGAGTTCAGAGTTGCGTCAGTTTATTATTGAGGTTGTTTCATCCAATCCCGGTCACTTTGGGGCCAGCCTCGGAGTCGTGGAACTGACCGTAGCCCTGCATCATGTTTTTAATGCACCCTACGACCAGATTATCTGGGATGTGGGACATCAGGCCTACGGTCACAAAATACTGACCGGGCGAAGGGAAGTTTTCCATACCAACAGAAAGTACAGGGGGATCAGCGGATTTCCAAAGCCATCTGAAAGTGAATATGATGCTTTTGGAGTAGGGCACTCCTCCACCTCCATATCGGCAGCACTGGGAATGGCTGCAGGAAACGACTACCGGGATCAGTCGGACCGCCAGGTGGTGGCCATTATAGGGGATGGTGCTTTAAGCGCCGGAATCGCTTACGAGGCACTGAACAATGCCGGCCATGCCGGAAAAAACCTGCTGGTGATACTCAATGACAACAACATCTCCATCGATCCCAGCGTCGGTGCCATGAAGGACTACCTGCTCGATATTACCGCCTCAAAATCCTACAACAAAGTCAAAAACGATGTGTGGAACCTGCTGGGTTTCATGAATAAGATTGCTCCGAATGCCAGGAATTACGCCCAGAAAATTGAGAATGCCATCAAATCCATTCTGCTGAAGCAGAGCAACCTGTTTGAGTCCCTCAATTTCCGCTATTTTGGCCCGGTGGATGGACACGATGTTCTGCACCTGACTGAAATCCTGAAGGATATGAAAGATATCCCCGGGCCCAAACTGCTGCACGTGATTACCCAGAAGGGCAAAGGCTTTGCCAGGGCCGAGGAGAACCAGACAGAGTTTCATGCACCCGGAAGATTTGACATCGATACCGGGGAGATTATCAAGAAAGTACAGGACGGGCCCCAGGCACCCCTCTACCAGGATGTTTTTGGGGAAACCATCCTGGAACTGGCCAGGATCAATAAGAGGATTATTGGGATCACTCCCGCCATGCCCACCGGATCTTCCCTGAAGATCATGATGGATAAGATGCCCGACCGCACCTACGATGTGGGAATTGCCGAACAACATGCGGTCACGTTTTCGGCCGGACTTGCGGTATCGGGGATGATCCCTTTCTGCAATATCTATTCCTCCTTTATGCAACGGGCCTACGACCAGGTCATTCATGATGTGGCCCTTCAGAAACTGCCGGTGGTCTTTTTCCTGGATCGGGCCGGACTGGTAGGGTCGGACGGGGCCACCCACCATGGCGCTTATGATCTTGCCTTTTTCAGGTGTATCCCGGGGATGATCATTGCCTCCCCCCTCAACGAGGTGGAGATGCGTAACATGATGTATACCGCTCAGCTTAAACCCACAGGGCCCTTTGTGATTCGCTATCCCAGGGGACAGGGAGTGACCGTTGACTGGAAACAAGCCTTCAGCGAGATAGAGATCGGCAAAGGACAGCAGCTTAAAGATGGATCTGATATGGCCATCTTGTCTCTTGGTCCCATCGGCAACGAGGCCCGCAAGGCCATCGAACAACTTGAAAAGGAGCACATCAGTGTGGCACACTATGACATGCGCTTCCTTAAACCGCTGGATAATAATCTTCTAAAGGCCGTGTTCTCCAGATTTACTAAGATTATTACTCTGGAAGATGCGTCCATTGTGGGCGGACTTGGCAGTGCGGTTATTGAGTACATGAACGACAACAGCTACAAAGCCAAGGTGATTCGCCTCGGTATTCCGGACCGCTTTGTGGATCACGGAACACAGGAAGAACTCTACAGGGAATGTGGATACGATGTCGCCGGGATTACCTCCGCAGTCAAGAACCTGGTGCTTTCAAAGATACTCACCAGGGCCATATAAACCTCCCCGGGATTATACCTTTTTTACCACTCCAGAAAAGGCTCCAATGAACTTCTGGCAAAGAAAATTGCCGGTCGCCTCTCCTAAAGATCAAACTTGATTCCCTGGGCCAGGGGCAGGTCGGTTCCGTAATTGATGGTGTTGGTTTGTCTGCGCATATAAGCTTTCCAGGCATCGGAACCAGATTCCCGGCCACCGCCGGTCTCCTTCTCTCCACCAAAAGCTCCGCCTATTTCCGCACCGGAGGTTCCTATATTCACATTGGCAATTCCGCAATCGGAACCCACACCCGAAAGAAACTGTTCCGCCTCTCTCAGGTTCAATGTAAAGATGGCGGAAGAGAGGCCCTGAGGCACATCGTTATTAATGGCAATGGCCTCATCGATGTGGTCATATCTGATCAGATATAGCAGAGGTGCAAAGGTCTCATCCTGAACAATCTGATAATTATTCTGAACTTCGGCCAGTGCCGGAACCACATAGGTTCCCGCCTGATACTCCTCCCCTTTTAATACTTCCCCGCCGAACAGAATGGTACCCCCTTCTTTCTTTACTTTAGCAATGGCTTCGGTAAAAAGATCCACGGCCAGACGATCCACAAGCGGCCCGACCAGCACCTTTTCATCCAGAGGATTGCCAATCCGGGCAGAAACCTGCCGGTAGGCTTTTACCAGCCTGGTTTTTACTTCCTCGTACCTGGATTTGTGAATGATGACACGCCGGGTGGAGGTGCAGCGCTGGCCGGCTGTGCCCACAGCCCCGAAAACAATGGCCGGGATGGCGATATCCAGGTCGGCGTGCTCCGAAACGATCAGCGCATTATTTCCGCCCAGCTCCATAATGGTACTCCCCAGGCGTTCGCCCACAATTTTGGAAATGTGTTTTCCGACCTGGGTGGACCCCGTCACAGAAAAGAGGGGAATCCTGCGGTCTGCTGCAAAATTATCGCCCATGACCGATGATTTCGCAACCACCAGATTAAATACTCCCTCAGGGACATTATTGTCTCTCAGGACTTTTCGGATGATATTCTGAATGGCAATGGCTGTCAACGGAGTCTTCGAACTGGGCTTCCAGACGACTACGTCTCCGGCAACAGCAGCAATCATGGCATTCCAGGCCCATACGGCCACCGGAAAGTTAAAGGCAGTGACCAGGCCCAGGATTCCCAGCGGGTGGTACTGATCGTACATACGGTGCTGCGGACGTTCACTCTGCATGGTAAAGCCATACAGCATCCTGGACTGTCCCACGGCAAAGTCACAAATATCTATCATTTCCTGGACTTCGCCCAGGCCTTCCTGGTAGATCTTACCCATTTCCAGGCTTACCAGAAAACCAAGATCCTCCCTGGACTCGCGAAGGGCCAGTCCGATCTGCCTGACCACCTCTCCCCTCTGTGGTGCGGGAACGGTTTTCCAAACAGAAAAAGCCTCTTCCGCCTTAAGAATCACCGACTCGTAATCCTCTGTCGTGGCATTGGTAACTTTTGCAATGACCTCCCCGTCAATGGGCGAAACCGAAGAGCTGACATCTCCCCGGGTATCGAGCCCAAGCTGACCGGTGGTGGCTCCCGGATTCAAATCTCTGATCTCTAAACGGCCTAAAACCTGCTTAACCTTTTCCGTATATTCCTCTTTCATGGGTTTTCTGTTTCTATAGTTATAAAGTCCAACAAATTTAGCAATGCATCATTTCATAAAAGATATTTAAGAACATGAAGCGTTCAGTTTATCAGCATGCTTGGCAATTATCCTGAAAAGCATTAACTTCGCTCCGTTTTTAGCAATAGTTCTAAAAATTAGTTGGTTGGTTGGTTGGTAATACATTGCCCAGGTGGCGGAATTGGTAGACGCGCTGGTCTCAAACACCAGTGATAGCAATATCGTGCCGGTTCGATCCCGGCCCTGGGCACTATCCTCAAACGATGTCAGAAAAAAGCACAATCCAGGAAGAAAAGCAGCTGGTCATGGATAAGCGCTATTTAAAGATGGCCAGGATCTGGGCTTCAAACTCCTATTGTAAACGGAGGCAGGTGGGGGCTTTGCTGGTAAAAGACAAAATGATCATCTCCGACGGGTATAACGGAACCCCTTCGGGCTTTGAGAATGAGTGTGAAGATGATCAGGATACCACCAAAACCTATGTGCTGCATGCCGAGGCCAACGCCATCACCAAAGTGGCAAAGTCCAGCAACAGCAGTGAAGGTTCTACCCTCTATATCACCACTTCGCCCTGTATGGAGTGTTCAAAACTGATCATCCAGTCGGGGATCGTCAGGGTGGTATACCAGGAAAAGTACAGGATTACCGATGGACTGGATCTGCTCGAAAGGGCAAACATAGAACTGGTTCATTTGCCTGATATTGATGAAACAAGGAAATAACTATTATAAAGGGAGGGAAGTATGAGGACCAGGAGAGACAGACTGATTATTTTTCTGCCATTGATTGTCAGTATTGCCCTGATTATCGGAATCCTGCTGGGTAACTGGATAACCGGGATACGTATCAGGGGCATTGTATCTGACGAAATAAGTAATCAGAGGTTTTCAATCCGCCCCGGCAACAACTCGGGATCGGGTTTTTCACTGACACCCAAAGGGAATAAAATCACTTCGGCTCTGCAATATATTCTCAGCGAATATGTGGATACTGTCAGCATGCCCAAGCTGAACGAATCGGTGATCCCTTCCCTGGTGGATAACCTTGATCCACATTCCATCTATATACCTGCCAGCGAATTCCAAAAGTTTTCGGAACCCCTGATGGGCAATTTCAGCGGAATCGGTGTCTCCTTTAATATGACCGACGATACGGTGGCCATCATCAACACCATACCCAACGGTCCCTCCGAAATGGTGGGGATCCTGGCAGGCGACCGGATAATCATGGTGGATGATTCCGTGGTCGCCGGGGTAAATATTCCCAGCGACGACATCGTCAAGATGCTGAAAGGGCCGAAAAATACCGTCGTGAAGGTCACCATACACCGCAGGGGTGAAAAAGCTCCTCTCGAATTCGAAATCACCCGGGACGACATCCCCATCTACAGTGTGGATGTGGCCTATAAGGTCAATGAAAATACCGGGTATATCAAGATCAGTCAGTTTGCTCAAACCACCTACCATGAATTTATGCAGGCTGTGGAGAAGCTGAAAACCCAGGGTGTGGAGAAGCTGATTATCGACCTTCGCAGAAACGGTGGGGGGATCATGGAAGCATCTACCATGATCGCCGACCAGTTTCTGGAAGAGGGACAATTGATTGTGTATACCGAAGGACGGGCCCGGCCCAGAGAAAACGATTATGCCACTTCCAGGGGAATCCTCAAAAACGACAAAGTCGTGGTATTGATAGACGAATCCAGTGCTTCGGCCAGTGAGATCCTGGCAGGTGCCATCCAGGATAATGACCGGGGACTGGTGATCGGCCGGAGGTCTTTTGGGAAAGGCCTGGTGCAGGAGGAAATGCGCTTTTCAGATGGCTCTGCCATCCGCCTGACTGTTGCCCGCTATTATACCCCCACGGGCAGGAGTATTCAGCGCTCTTACGAAAACGGCAAAGAGGACTATTATCATGATTTTGCCGATCGCTGGATGCGCGGGGAGCTGGAGCATCAGGACAGCATTAAATTCGATGATGCGCAAAAGTTCGTGACTCCCGGTGGAAAGATTGTTTACGGCGGAGGCGGGATTATGCCGGATGTTTTTGTTCCGGTTGATACTTCGGGCTCTTCGGAATACTACAATAAGGTCCGGAACCTGGGACTGATGTACCGTTTCGCCTTCTACTACACAGACCTTCACAGGTCCTCGCTGGATCAGTTTACCCAGGCCGGGGAGATTGAAAGCTATCTGGACGAGCAGGACCTGTTGCCCCAGTTCATCTCTTATGCCAGCGGGAAAGGGGTTCAGCCCGATTATGAGGATATCAGGATTTCCAAACTGGTCCTTTTAAAGACCATCAAAGCTTATGTGGCCAGAAACCTTATAGACAATGAGGGATTCTATCCCATCATTGCAGATATTGACCAGACCCTGAAAGTGGCCATAGATACCATTGCCAGTCTCTGAGTCCCCTCCGTTAAACCTTCACGCCTTATGACTGTCAAAGAGGCAAATGCAAGAGCAATTTGTCTTACTAAATATTACTTATTATGAAAACAAACTATATAAAATCAGCAGGAGTATTGTTACTGGGACTCCTGATGCTAAGCACCGTGAATGCCCAGTCGGCCCGTCAGGGTGGACGAGGACAAGGAGCCTTTGGCGATGGAGACTTTTACGGCCGCTGGCATGCCATGCTTGATCTTACACAAGAACAAGAGGAACAGATGACAACTCTGTGCACCGAGCACTTCAAAGCCATGACACCCTTGCGAAACAAGCTGGCCGAATCGAAAGCCAGGGAACGTACGCTGCTTTCGGAGGAAAATGTGGATCTGACCGCCGTCAACAAAAGCATTGACGAACAGACCGATCTGATGAACAGCATGAGAAAACTTCAGGCAAAACACCAGCTTGCAGTTAAAAACATTCTTAGCGATGAGCAGTTAATGAAGCTGCAGCAAGGCAGAAAATTTGCTCAGCGCGATGGCTTCCATGGAAAAGGCAGCCACCGGGGAGGCAGAGATGCCGGTCCCGGCAGAGGCTACAGAGGAATTTAGGCTTAGTGAATACAAGCAATTCAGGACCTGTCGAATTTGATCCTTGAAGATCATAAGCGGCAGGTCCTTTTTATTTTTGCCCGGGCTTCAGGGTAATCGTTTCCAGTATCTCCAGGAAAGCCCGGACCACGGGTCCAGGCTCTTCCAGAAAGCCCAGATGACCACTTTCTTCCAAACGCAGCACCCGGGCATGAGGTGCCAGGGAGACCAGTTTTTCAAAAAGCTCCGCCGGAATATAATTATCCTTCATCCCCCCGATCAGCAACAGGGGTAAAGGAAGATTTTGAAGCACCGCGGTCCGGTCCGGCCTCTCCTTCATCCCGTTCAGCAGGGCAATAATACCCAGATCCGGACAATGAAGTGCCATTTGTTTCAGGCGGTCCACTTCCCCGGATAGTCTGTCCAGATTCTCCGAAGCAAATGCCTTGGGAATATTGACCATTACGATCTGTCTCTTCTTTCCGCAGAGTACCAGACTGATCTCCCGGTCCCGATTCTCCCGCTTTTCTTCCGTGTCGGCAAAAGGGGTCGAGTGAAGCAGTGCATAAGCAGACAGACGATCGCTGTATAATTGGGCAAAGGCCATGGTTACATAGCCTCCCATGGAGTGCCCGGCAACAAATGCCCGGGGGATCCCTTCCTCATCCAGAATGGTCCTGACAGCTTCTGCAAGCTCATCCATGCTGTGTATCTTTCCCCAGCTTTCCGAGCTGCCATGTCCGGGAAGATCGGGAACGACAAACCGGAAGCCCTCCGGAAACATATCCATAAAGGGCTGCCAAATCCTTCCATTCTCCAGATAACCATGTATCAGTACCATACAGGGGCCCACTCCAGAATCGGAGTAGAACAGGTCAATCCCTTTATACCTGATTTGCTTCTCCATGCCTTCTTAAGATGCCTGGTTCATCAGATCTTCGATTTCATCCGCTTCCATGGGAATATCTTCCATCAAATCGACCGGACCTTTTTCAGTAATCAATATATCATTTTCCAGCCGGATTCCCACACCCTCTTCCGCTATGTATATGGCAGGTTCACAGCTAAACACCATCCCAGGTTCAAAAGGATGGAGACGGTCGAAAGGATCATGCACATCCAACCCCATGGAATGAGAGGTGCCATGCATAAAATAGTTCTTCCAGAGTGGCTCGGTACCCTGGTGAGATGCCACATCGTCCCGGGAGTAGAGTCCCAGTGAGATATGTTCCTCCTCCCACAATTCACCTGTCGCCTGTTGAAAATCGGCCATCAAGGTTCCCGGCATCATCAGGTCCCTGGCCTGCCGGAACACCCTTAATACGGCATCGTAGAGCTGCCTCTGCCGAGGGGTGAAGCGTCCGTTCACCGGGATGGTACGTGAACAGTCGGAAGCATAGTAATTGACCTCTGCTCCGAAGTCCATCAGCAAGAGTTCTCCATCTCTGCAGATACAGTTGTTCTTGACATAATGCAGAACCAGCGCGTTTTTACCACTGGCCACAATCGGTTCAAAAGCATGCCCCTCTGCTCCTCTTCCGATAAACTCGCCGATAATCTCTGCCTCCACCTGATATTCGTACATCCCCGGTTCCAGCTTTCGCAGAACTCTCAGAAAGGCCGACCTGGTGATCGAAACCGCATTTTTTATAACAGCAATCTCTTCGGGCTGCTTAATCATTCTCAGACTCTGAAGCAGGGGAGCCAGAGCTTTTGTCCGGGGATACTGGTTTTTGCCGGCCTCCTCTTCCTCGCCGGTCAGATGATCGGTATAGACCAGTGTTTCATCCCCGATTAAAAGCTGAAGGTAAGCATCGCGCTCATCCAGCCAGCGCACCTGTCCGATTCCTGAAAGTGCCCGGAGCTGTTCCGGGCCCGGACGGCGTCCCGTCCACAACTCCGATTTCAGGGTAGGTCTTTCAATAAAAAGAATCTCCCTGAGAACAGGGTCCGGAAAATCCGGCGCAAAGAGAAAGAAACTTTTATCCTGGCTGATCCCGGTCAGGTAAAAAAAGTCTGAGCGTTGCCTGAAAGGATAGGCCTGGTCGCCATTTCTCAACTTCCTTTCACCCGACCTGATCAGGGCCACAGCACCCGGCAGCATCAACCGGGACAGCCTGAGCCTGTTGTTTATGAATAAATAAGAAGTAACAGGATTTGATTTCATCCGATACCCAGGGCTTTACTTTAGAAGGTGTTTAAACTGCTGTAGGAAATGCTACACACCCTTTTACAAGAATCAGAAAATCTTATATTTGTTGACTACCCTTTGCAATTTAAGTAACTTATTTTAATTGTAATCATATGTCCGGAATATTAACCTCTTCCATTGGAAAGAAACTTTTAATGTCGCTTGCCGGAATTTTCCTCATTGTATTCCTGCTGGTTCATATGGGGATCAATCTCCTGGTTATCATCTATGAAGACCCCATGGTCTACAACAAAGCAGCCCACTTTATGAGCTCAAATATCCTGATAAAGATCTTTGAGATCATCTTATTCGGAGGTTTTCTGCTGCATATCATCTATGCCCTTATTCTTCAGATTCAGAACTGGATTGCAAGACCCAGTCGGTACAACAAAGCTAACTACTCAAACACCTCCTTCTTTTCGAAATTCATGATCCATACGGCGGCCATTACCCTGGTCTTCCTGGTGATCCATTTCCTGGACTTCTATATCAAAGCCAAATTCGGCCATGCCACCGAGATCATAGTGGACGGAGTTGCTTACCACGATTTTGCATCGGAAATTGTAGATAAATTTAAAGTGCTGCCCTTTGTAATCTTCTATATAGCAGCCTTTATTTTCCTGGGATTCCACTTGATTCACGGTTTCCAGTCGGCCTTTAAAACCCTTGGGATGGACCACAGGAAATACACCCCGGCGGTCCAGGTACTGGCCATTATTTACACGGTCTTTGTGGTGGCCGGTTACTCGCTCATCCCGGTGATCATCTACTTTCAATAATAATAACAATAACCCGATATGCTTAAGCTACAATCGAAGATCCCTGAAGGACCCCTGGCTGAGAAATGGTCCAACTACAAATCCAACCAGAACCTGGTCAACCCGGCCAACAAAAGAAAACTGGATGTGATTGTAATCGGGACGGGCCTGGCTGGTGCCGCAGCAGCAGCCTCCATGGCGGAGATGGGATTTAAAGTGAAATCCTTCTGCTACCAGGACAGCTCCAGGCGTGCTCACAGTATTGCGGCCCAGGGCGGCATCAATGCAGCAAAGAATTATCAGAATGACGGTGACAGCATCTACCGGCTTTTTTTCGACACCATCAAAGGCGGGGATTACCGCTCCCGGGAAGCCAATGTTTACCGGCTCGCTGAAGTGAGCAACGAAATCATAGATCAGTGCGTGGCCCAGGGGGTGCCCTTTGCCAGGGAATATGGAGGAACACTGGATAACCGCTCTTTTGGAGGCGCCCTGGTTTCCAGGACTTTTTATGCGCGTGGCCAGACCGGTCAGCAGCTTCTTCTTGGAGCTTACCAGGCCCTGAGCAGACAGGTGAAAAAGGGAAACGTGGAGATGTATCCCCGGATGGAAATGTTTAACCTGGTGATTGTCGATGGAAAAGCGCGCGGAATTATCGCCCGCGATGTGATCACCGGCAAACTGGAACGTTTCAGTGCCCATGCGGTGGTGCTGGCTTCCGGTGGCTACGGAAATGTGTACTTTCTCTCCACCATGGCCATGGGAGCCAATGTTACCGCCGCCTGGCAGTGTTATAAAAAAGGGGCCTTCTTCGGGAATCCCAGTTTTGTCCAGATCCACCCCACCTGCATACCGGTGCACGGGGAATACCAGTCCAAGCTTACACTGATGAGCGAAAGTCTGCGGAACGACGGGCGCATCTGGGTGCCTAAAAAGCTGGAAGATGCGAAACGTCTGCAGAATGGTGAGATTGGAGGAGCTGATATACCGGAGGAAGACCGGGATTACTACCTGGAGAGGCGATACCCGGCCTTCGGGAACCTGGTGCCCAGGGATGTGGCCTCACGTGCAGCGAAGGAACGCTGTGATGCAGGCTTTGGAGTAAATGAAACCGGGCTGGCCGTATTCCTGGATTTCAGAGATGCCATTCAGCGGCTGGGTAAGGATGTCATTGAGGCCAAATATGGCAACCTGTTCCAGATGTATGAGAAAATCACGGATCATAATCCCTATGAAGTCCCCATGATGATCTATCCGGCCATTCACTACGCCATGGGCGGGATCTGGGTCGATTAT contains:
- a CDS encoding aminopeptidase P N-terminal domain-containing protein, with translation MKSNPVTSYLFINNRLRLSRLMLPGAVALIRSGERKLRNGDQAYPFRQRSDFFYLTGISQDKSFFLFAPDFPDPVLREILFIERPTLKSELWTGRRPGPEQLRALSGIGQVRWLDERDAYLQLLIGDETLVYTDHLTGEEEEAGKNQYPRTKALAPLLQSLRMIKQPEEIAVIKNAVSITRSAFLRVLRKLEPGMYEYQVEAEIIGEFIGRGAEGHAFEPIVASGKNALVLHYVKNNCICRDGELLLMDFGAEVNYYASDCSRTIPVNGRFTPRQRQLYDAVLRVFRQARDLMMPGTLMADFQQATGELWEEEHISLGLYSRDDVASHQGTEPLWKNYFMHGTSHSMGLDVHDPFDRLHPFEPGMVFSCEPAIYIAEEGVGIRLENDILITEKGPVDLMEDIPMEADEIEDLMNQAS
- a CDS encoding succinate dehydrogenase cytochrome b subunit encodes the protein MSGILTSSIGKKLLMSLAGIFLIVFLLVHMGINLLVIIYEDPMVYNKAAHFMSSNILIKIFEIILFGGFLLHIIYALILQIQNWIARPSRYNKANYSNTSFFSKFMIHTAAITLVFLVIHFLDFYIKAKFGHATEIIVDGVAYHDFASEIVDKFKVLPFVIFYIAAFIFLGFHLIHGFQSAFKTLGMDHRKYTPAVQVLAIIYTVFVVAGYSLIPVIIYFQ
- a CDS encoding fumarate reductase/succinate dehydrogenase flavoprotein subunit, with the translated sequence MLKLQSKIPEGPLAEKWSNYKSNQNLVNPANKRKLDVIVIGTGLAGAAAAASMAEMGFKVKSFCYQDSSRRAHSIAAQGGINAAKNYQNDGDSIYRLFFDTIKGGDYRSREANVYRLAEVSNEIIDQCVAQGVPFAREYGGTLDNRSFGGALVSRTFYARGQTGQQLLLGAYQALSRQVKKGNVEMYPRMEMFNLVIVDGKARGIIARDVITGKLERFSAHAVVLASGGYGNVYFLSTMAMGANVTAAWQCYKKGAFFGNPSFVQIHPTCIPVHGEYQSKLTLMSESLRNDGRIWVPKKLEDAKRLQNGEIGGADIPEEDRDYYLERRYPAFGNLVPRDVASRAAKERCDAGFGVNETGLAVFLDFRDAIQRLGKDVIEAKYGNLFQMYEKITDHNPYEVPMMIYPAIHYAMGGIWVDYELQTTIPGLFATGESNFSDHGANRLGASALMQGLADGYFVLPYTIQNFLAHEINTPRFKTDLPEFEQAEKEVQEQLEKLMAVKGTMSVDTLHKKLGHIMWNYVGMARNKEGLEKAILEIADLKKEFWNNVNIPGELNDLNVELQKASRLADFIELGDLMARDALNREESCGGHFREEYQTGEGEALRNDKDFTYVAAWEYKGEDKEHVLHKEPLKFEYIEVKQRNYK